A genomic stretch from Antarcticibacterium flavum includes:
- a CDS encoding heavy metal translocating P-type ATPase, which produces MKKTQVKLPILLPEVPDENDRCVQRLMDHLQNREGIEKVHIASEKEDDTPQLCFHYDPDVISIAQIRKLAKQAGASLTNEFGHSLLEVEGIRHARHARKIQNALRELEEIMEASVSESGIIRLEFIKAKTNEEDFRQILRNEGLKIRSAKKNERISLETAENDEHSHEEAELKDEGHAHDHGGIFGKNTEMYFSIICGVLLGTGFGLSYVETVPEWVSLALYIGAYFFGGYFTAKEAIETVAKGGFEIDFLMLVAAIGAAILGEWAEGALLLFLFSLGHALENYAMNKARKSIAALADLAPKTALIKRDGKTREVKIEELQVGDIVVVRSNTKISADGVVVNGNSSVNQAPITGESVPVDKTSVPDPDKDYSKESEIKDKHRVFAGTINGNSTLEVKVIKTSQDSTLSRLVKLVNEAQTQKSPTQLLTDKFEKYFVPSVLVLVVLLNFAFLVLDESFSESFYRAMAVLVAASPCALAISTPSAVLSGVARAARGGVLVKGGRPLEDLGVLTAIAFDKTGTLTEGKPKLTQIITFTDISEEELLKAAVAVEALSDHPLAKAVVRDGKKRLGNTQILEARDLEAVLGKGIKASLGEDKVYIGNLDLFDALDDQKPSQEIVEKVRDQEAAGNTTMLIRRNEEYIGIIALMDTPREEAKATLVELKKIGIKRMIMLTGDNQKVADAVAKEIGLTDAWGSLLPEEKVDAIKKLKKQEDKVAMVGDGVNDAPAMAHSTVGIAMGAAGSDVALETADIALMADKLETLPFAIGLSRKAKSIIKQNLWVSLGIVALLIPATIFGFANIGIAVLVHEGSTLLVVANALRLLAYNKNKTALPGGRLKQIFELKQENDVRI; this is translated from the coding sequence ATGAAAAAGACGCAAGTAAAATTACCAATACTCCTGCCGGAAGTTCCCGATGAAAACGACCGTTGTGTCCAACGGCTAATGGATCACCTGCAAAATAGGGAAGGCATTGAAAAAGTGCATATTGCTTCCGAAAAAGAGGATGATACCCCTCAGCTTTGTTTCCATTACGATCCAGACGTTATATCCATTGCCCAAATTAGAAAACTCGCAAAACAGGCCGGGGCATCATTGACCAATGAGTTTGGGCATAGCCTTCTGGAGGTTGAGGGAATTCGTCATGCAAGGCATGCAAGGAAAATTCAAAATGCCCTGAGAGAATTGGAGGAGATAATGGAAGCCTCGGTTTCCGAATCTGGAATTATAAGGCTGGAATTTATTAAGGCCAAAACCAATGAAGAAGATTTTCGTCAAATCCTGAGGAACGAAGGCCTTAAAATCAGGAGTGCCAAAAAGAATGAAAGAATATCGCTTGAAACGGCTGAGAACGATGAACATTCCCACGAGGAGGCAGAGCTTAAAGATGAAGGCCACGCCCATGACCACGGCGGGATCTTCGGGAAAAATACCGAGATGTACTTTTCCATCATTTGCGGTGTGCTATTGGGAACCGGTTTTGGCCTCTCGTACGTAGAAACTGTGCCGGAATGGGTAAGTTTGGCATTATACATAGGCGCCTATTTCTTTGGAGGCTATTTTACTGCCAAGGAAGCCATTGAAACTGTTGCCAAAGGAGGTTTTGAAATAGATTTCCTTATGCTGGTGGCTGCTATTGGGGCGGCAATTTTAGGAGAATGGGCCGAAGGAGCCTTGCTGCTCTTCCTGTTTAGTCTTGGACATGCCCTTGAAAATTATGCCATGAACAAGGCCCGAAAATCTATTGCGGCTTTAGCTGATTTGGCACCCAAAACTGCTCTGATAAAACGAGATGGAAAGACCCGGGAAGTAAAAATAGAAGAACTTCAGGTAGGTGATATTGTCGTAGTGAGATCCAACACCAAAATTTCTGCCGATGGCGTTGTTGTCAATGGTAATAGTAGTGTGAACCAGGCCCCAATCACAGGCGAGAGCGTTCCTGTCGATAAAACTTCTGTACCCGACCCTGACAAAGATTATTCAAAAGAAAGCGAAATAAAAGATAAACACCGTGTATTTGCGGGAACCATCAACGGCAATAGTACCCTTGAAGTAAAAGTGATAAAGACCTCTCAGGATTCTACCTTATCAAGGCTCGTCAAGCTGGTCAACGAAGCCCAGACCCAGAAATCGCCAACCCAGTTGTTGACCGACAAATTTGAGAAATATTTTGTTCCGTCAGTACTTGTCCTGGTAGTCCTGCTGAATTTCGCCTTCCTTGTCCTCGATGAATCCTTTAGCGAGAGTTTCTACAGGGCAATGGCTGTTTTAGTTGCTGCCAGCCCCTGTGCCCTGGCCATTTCCACACCCAGTGCCGTACTTAGTGGAGTTGCCCGCGCAGCCAGGGGTGGAGTTCTTGTAAAGGGAGGACGGCCCCTGGAAGACCTTGGCGTGCTCACCGCTATTGCTTTTGACAAAACCGGTACCCTTACCGAAGGAAAACCAAAGCTCACTCAGATTATCACTTTTACTGACATATCCGAGGAAGAACTATTAAAGGCAGCAGTAGCTGTTGAAGCTTTGAGTGATCATCCCCTTGCTAAAGCAGTAGTACGTGACGGCAAAAAACGGTTGGGAAATACACAAATTCTGGAAGCAAGAGATTTGGAAGCTGTTTTAGGAAAAGGCATAAAAGCAAGCCTGGGCGAAGACAAGGTCTACATAGGCAATCTTGATCTTTTTGATGCGCTCGATGACCAAAAGCCTTCACAAGAAATCGTAGAAAAAGTCAGGGATCAGGAAGCTGCAGGGAACACGACAATGTTGATACGCAGGAATGAAGAATATATAGGAATTATTGCTCTGATGGACACTCCACGGGAAGAAGCCAAAGCCACCCTGGTGGAGCTTAAAAAAATCGGTATTAAACGTATGATCATGCTTACCGGGGACAACCAAAAAGTAGCTGATGCCGTGGCCAAGGAAATTGGCCTTACCGATGCCTGGGGCAGTCTTCTGCCTGAAGAGAAGGTAGATGCAATTAAAAAACTTAAAAAACAGGAGGACAAAGTGGCTATGGTGGGCGATGGCGTAAACGATGCCCCGGCCATGGCACATAGTACCGTGGGTATTGCAATGGGAGCAGCAGGATCGGATGTGGCACTGGAAACAGCGGATATCGCCCTTATGGCCGATAAATTGGAGACCCTGCCCTTTGCAATAGGCCTAAGCCGGAAAGCTAAAAGTATCATCAAACAAAACCTGTGGGTAAGTTTAGGAATTGTGGCCTTATTGATTCCGGCCACAATATTTGGCTTTGCCAATATAGGAATTGCGGTGCTTGTTCACGAAGGCTCCACCTTGCTGGTGGTCGCAAACGCTTTGAGATTATTAGCTTATAACAAAAACAAAACTGCCTTACCCGGAGGCCGTTTAAAGCAAATTTTTGAATTAAAACAAGAAAATGATGTCAGAATTTAA
- a CDS encoding P-II family nitrogen regulator: MKEIKAFVKPKRVQKVIEALSESGFKSMTISQGEGTGAFKAKGARPSLDFRITDSPVVKLELVCQNEEAQKAIDIIVENGKTMNPGDGIIYVSDIEDAFQIKTGKSIKRHEL; the protein is encoded by the coding sequence ATGAAAGAAATAAAAGCATTTGTCAAGCCCAAGAGGGTTCAAAAAGTTATTGAAGCTTTAAGCGAGTCGGGATTTAAAAGCATGACCATTTCGCAGGGCGAAGGGACCGGTGCATTTAAGGCAAAAGGAGCCAGACCGTCACTTGATTTTCGTATTACAGATAGTCCGGTAGTGAAATTGGAACTAGTGTGTCAAAATGAAGAAGCACAAAAAGCCATAGATATCATAGTCGAAAATGGAAAGACAATGAACCCGGGCGACGGGATCATCTACGTTTCTGATATCGAAGATGCCTTTCAAATAAAGACGGGAAAATCTATCAAAAGACATGAATTGTAA
- a CDS encoding efflux RND transporter periplasmic adaptor subunit, which yields MKKHIIKLFTLLIMVSILTSCNGGEGEEATGTGEDLATEEAGHEEDEEGEEGGLGEVHLSSLKFNSLGIKIDTLATRTLSDVVEATGELEVPPQYEATVTAVLGANVTSIEVIEGDEVRKGQTLAYLSHPNLTRLQTDYMTAYSRMQNLEQEFNRQQTLHEQGVGSGKQFQQAKADYRVIQAEVQGLESQLRQLNLNVSTIRDGNLIENIPVVSPIKGSVEDVRIQVGQYVDPQTELFEVIDIEHIHADLMVFAKDVYKIKVGQKVLLKMESIPSKTYTAQIYSIGKKFEQNPKAVHVHAEIQEDTKNLVPGMYINGRIITGAGTEVTALPEEAIIEEEGKSYIFIAEKHEEDGETEWSFKPVEVVTGEENEGWVEIKLLEPLPEGAKVAWNNAYYLIAEMKKSQTSHGH from the coding sequence ATGAAAAAGCACATCATAAAACTGTTCACACTGCTCATTATGGTATCGATCCTTACTTCGTGCAACGGCGGAGAAGGCGAAGAAGCTACCGGAACCGGCGAAGACCTTGCTACGGAAGAAGCCGGTCATGAAGAAGATGAAGAAGGAGAAGAAGGCGGATTGGGAGAAGTGCATCTTTCCAGCCTCAAGTTCAACAGCCTGGGCATAAAAATAGACACACTGGCGACCAGAACCCTTTCAGACGTAGTTGAAGCCACAGGAGAACTGGAAGTGCCACCACAATATGAAGCTACAGTAACTGCTGTTTTAGGAGCCAACGTTACCTCTATTGAAGTTATTGAGGGGGATGAAGTTAGAAAAGGCCAAACCCTGGCGTATCTTTCTCACCCCAACCTCACCAGGCTTCAAACCGATTATATGACAGCTTACAGTCGTATGCAGAATCTGGAGCAAGAATTTAATCGCCAACAAACACTCCACGAGCAGGGAGTGGGATCAGGTAAACAATTTCAACAGGCGAAGGCTGATTATCGGGTGATACAGGCAGAAGTGCAAGGTTTGGAGTCTCAGTTAAGACAATTAAATTTAAATGTATCGACAATAAGAGACGGTAATTTAATTGAGAATATACCTGTTGTGAGTCCAATCAAAGGTAGCGTTGAAGATGTGAGAATTCAGGTAGGACAATACGTGGATCCTCAAACCGAACTTTTTGAAGTTATCGATATTGAACATATACATGCAGATTTGATGGTATTTGCTAAAGATGTATATAAAATAAAAGTTGGGCAAAAGGTCCTTCTTAAAATGGAATCTATCCCTAGCAAAACTTATACTGCCCAAATATATTCCATCGGTAAAAAGTTTGAGCAGAATCCCAAAGCTGTTCACGTTCATGCAGAGATACAGGAGGATACAAAAAACCTTGTTCCTGGCATGTACATCAACGGAAGGATTATTACAGGCGCCGGTACGGAGGTGACGGCTTTGCCGGAGGAGGCCATTATTGAGGAAGAAGGAAAATCCTACATCTTCATTGCTGAAAAGCACGAGGAAGATGGGGAAACCGAGTGGTCGTTTAAGCCGGTGGAAGTAGTGACAGGAGAAGAAAATGAAGGCTGGGTTGAAATTAAACTCCTGGAGCCACTACCGGAAGGGGCTAAAGTGGCCTGGAACAATGCATATTACCTAATAGCAGAGATGAAGAAGAGCCAGACTTCTCATGGGCATTAA
- a CDS encoding CusA/CzcA family heavy metal efflux RND transporter: protein MINKIIGFSINNKFIVGLLTLALIGAGIWSMMTVNLGSVPDITNNQVQVITQSPSLGTEDIEQFITYPVELAMGNLPGVTELRSVSRFGLSVVTIVFEDDMGTYLPRQLVQEKLTELQETIPENFGSPTMGPISTGLGQIYEYTIQPQPGFEDNYTPTELRSIQDWIIKRQLTLLEGVVEVNSFGGYIKQYEVAISPEKLNALDVSISQVYEALARNNVNTGGAYIEKTRMANFIRGEGLVQSLDDIRKIVVTNEGGTPVTIGDLSEEVRFGSQVRYGAFTKDGEEAVGGIIMMLKGSNPNAVIKRVQDRMAEVEISLPEGLEIQPIIDQSALIGRTTDTVTKNLLEGALIVIFALVFLLGSLRGGLITATTIPLSLLFAFILMKQFGVWANLMSLGAIDFGIIIDGAVIIIEGTVYEIQKRIRAGKLKFNRGVMDEVAYDAGSTMMGSAFFGQIIILIVFTPILFLTGVEGKMFKPMAYTFGFAMIGAIILCLTYVPMMAALFMKPIQNKKNWYGRLERWLERISDKIIGGIHRAYLPLLKASLRLRAAVIIGSIVLLGAAGYVFSTMGGEFIPQLDEGDIAMQALIRPGSSLTESIEVSKKIETLLLENFPEIETVTARIGVADIPTDPMPMDIADMYIILEKDTEKWVSAESKEGLIEQIQDLLNKNLTGVNLVFTQPIELRFNELLEGVREDIAVKLYGEDLEVLSTKVQEMAEIIQTVPGTADVNAERTSGLPQMTVRYNRDKLAQYGLDIQKINEYISTAFAGGVAGVVFEGERRFDLVVRFDEAHRQSIDDLKTLYIDLDDGTQIPISEIADIGYVPGPMQISRDDTYRRTYVGVNTRGRDVESVVKDIQARLDAELDLPPGYYIEYGGEFENLQSAKDRLIIVVPIALFLIFVLLYFALKSFSQSIMIYMAIPLAAIGGIFALWLRDMPFSISAGVGFIVLFGVAVLNGLVLVNRFNSLKEEGVTSIKDRIFMGAKERIRPIMLTAVTDILGFMPMAFSSSAGAEVQRPLATVVIGGMFTATLLTLVVLPVLYTIVENMKNKRNKNNNGFAPAPAILVAMLSIGGLVGFSAPAQAQDRSLEGNLLVQAESVQQQDSLQTLTIEEAKKRAVEAFPSIKAATLEIESQEALKKTAWNLGNTVIFTGAEEISDGSNNPDLGVYTQIGVQQQDIDIFGIVPRLRLQKERVALAEEALDLSILEVELEVSQAWASVYAAKNAYETLRSLDSAFTDIERAAQIRLETETISRLEYLATVNQGNEVEIQKEQAYRDYLSALQRFNLWFASDTLYTVPNVPADQFDEPISELLQPLDNHPLLNVYEQRVEVADATIRERRSQFLPKFQAQYGRQKIDGQTGFYQYQVGISIPLFFGPELGRTQSARIDREIAEANLQQTQFELKTAYAEAREEYLKWLNSWTYYQEEALPLAIEQRTGAIIAYREGAIDYVTFLQNIRDAVRIEVNAWDALGNYLDSRSQLEYYINTSE, encoded by the coding sequence ATGATTAATAAGATCATTGGATTTTCTATAAACAACAAGTTTATAGTGGGTCTACTTACATTGGCTCTAATTGGAGCCGGAATCTGGTCTATGATGACCGTGAACCTGGGTTCGGTTCCTGATATTACAAATAACCAGGTACAGGTAATTACCCAATCTCCCAGCTTAGGTACTGAAGATATTGAACAGTTTATCACTTATCCGGTCGAACTGGCTATGGGTAATCTTCCCGGGGTGACTGAATTAAGATCGGTTTCCCGTTTCGGACTTTCGGTTGTAACCATTGTTTTTGAAGATGATATGGGCACCTATTTGCCCCGGCAGCTGGTTCAGGAAAAATTGACCGAGCTGCAGGAAACCATTCCCGAAAATTTTGGCAGCCCAACTATGGGACCTATTTCCACCGGGCTGGGACAGATTTATGAATATACCATCCAGCCGCAACCTGGTTTTGAGGACAATTACACCCCTACGGAGCTCCGAAGCATTCAGGACTGGATTATAAAGAGGCAGTTAACCTTGCTGGAAGGGGTTGTGGAAGTGAATTCCTTTGGGGGATACATCAAACAGTACGAAGTAGCTATTAGCCCTGAGAAATTAAATGCGCTGGATGTAAGCATCTCCCAGGTATATGAGGCTCTGGCACGGAATAATGTAAATACCGGTGGAGCTTATATTGAAAAGACGAGAATGGCCAATTTCATTCGGGGCGAAGGCCTGGTGCAATCCTTAGACGATATAAGGAAAATAGTTGTAACCAATGAAGGTGGCACTCCTGTCACTATTGGAGATCTATCCGAAGAAGTGAGATTCGGAAGTCAAGTGCGCTATGGGGCTTTTACGAAGGATGGAGAGGAAGCCGTGGGTGGTATTATTATGATGCTCAAGGGATCTAACCCTAATGCTGTGATAAAGAGGGTTCAGGACAGAATGGCGGAGGTAGAAATATCATTGCCTGAAGGGCTTGAAATACAACCTATTATTGATCAAAGTGCCCTTATCGGAAGAACAACCGATACCGTGACTAAAAACTTACTGGAAGGAGCCTTAATCGTAATCTTCGCTCTGGTATTCCTATTAGGTAGTTTGCGCGGAGGCCTGATTACCGCCACTACCATTCCCTTATCTTTGCTTTTTGCCTTCATTTTAATGAAACAGTTTGGTGTTTGGGCAAACCTGATGAGCCTGGGAGCCATCGACTTCGGGATAATCATTGACGGAGCCGTCATTATCATAGAAGGTACTGTTTATGAAATACAAAAGCGTATTAGGGCTGGGAAGCTCAAGTTTAACCGGGGGGTGATGGATGAGGTAGCTTATGATGCGGGGAGTACCATGATGGGGTCGGCCTTTTTCGGACAGATTATCATCCTTATTGTATTTACACCTATTCTGTTTCTCACCGGGGTTGAAGGAAAGATGTTTAAGCCAATGGCCTATACATTTGGTTTTGCGATGATTGGTGCCATTATCTTGTGTCTCACCTATGTACCGATGATGGCTGCATTGTTTATGAAACCCATTCAAAACAAGAAAAACTGGTATGGCAGATTAGAGCGATGGCTGGAAAGAATCAGTGATAAAATTATTGGTGGTATTCATCGTGCCTATCTTCCGCTTTTAAAAGCTTCCCTTCGTCTCAGAGCGGCGGTGATCATAGGATCTATCGTTTTATTAGGAGCTGCAGGCTATGTTTTCTCCACTATGGGGGGAGAATTTATTCCACAGTTGGATGAAGGTGATATTGCCATGCAAGCTTTGATCAGGCCCGGGAGTTCGTTGACTGAATCCATAGAAGTCTCGAAGAAAATTGAAACTTTGTTATTGGAGAACTTCCCTGAAATCGAAACGGTAACAGCCCGTATTGGGGTGGCCGATATTCCGACTGACCCTATGCCAATGGATATCGCCGATATGTATATAATACTCGAAAAAGACACAGAAAAATGGGTGTCTGCTGAATCCAAAGAAGGACTTATTGAACAAATTCAGGACCTGCTCAACAAAAATCTGACCGGTGTCAACCTGGTTTTTACCCAGCCTATAGAGCTAAGGTTTAATGAGCTATTGGAAGGGGTAAGAGAAGATATTGCGGTAAAACTCTATGGCGAGGATCTGGAAGTTCTATCCACTAAGGTTCAGGAAATGGCAGAGATTATTCAAACTGTGCCCGGAACAGCAGATGTAAATGCAGAGAGAACTTCTGGTCTCCCACAAATGACAGTCCGTTATAACCGGGATAAACTCGCTCAATACGGGCTGGATATTCAAAAAATCAATGAGTATATAAGTACCGCATTTGCAGGCGGAGTTGCCGGGGTTGTTTTTGAAGGAGAAAGGCGTTTCGACCTGGTGGTTCGCTTTGACGAAGCACACCGACAAAGCATTGATGATTTAAAAACCTTGTACATCGACCTTGATGATGGTACGCAGATTCCTATCAGTGAAATAGCCGATATAGGTTATGTGCCGGGGCCGATGCAGATATCGCGCGACGACACCTATCGAAGAACGTATGTAGGGGTGAATACCCGGGGACGGGATGTAGAGTCTGTAGTAAAGGATATTCAGGCACGACTGGATGCTGAACTTGATTTACCCCCGGGATACTACATCGAATACGGTGGGGAATTTGAGAACCTTCAAAGCGCCAAAGACCGCTTGATTATCGTGGTGCCTATCGCACTCTTCCTGATCTTTGTGCTGTTGTATTTTGCCCTGAAGTCATTCTCGCAGTCTATTATGATTTATATGGCCATTCCATTAGCGGCCATTGGGGGTATTTTCGCGCTCTGGTTAAGGGATATGCCCTTTAGTATTTCTGCAGGTGTAGGCTTTATCGTGCTCTTTGGGGTGGCAGTACTAAACGGACTGGTGCTGGTGAACCGATTCAATTCTCTTAAAGAAGAAGGCGTGACCAGTATTAAAGATCGGATTTTTATGGGTGCGAAAGAACGAATAAGGCCAATTATGCTTACAGCGGTAACAGATATTTTAGGATTTATGCCTATGGCATTTTCTTCTTCGGCCGGGGCAGAAGTCCAGCGGCCTTTAGCAACGGTGGTTATAGGTGGGATGTTTACAGCCACCTTACTGACTCTGGTGGTACTGCCTGTCCTCTATACAATAGTAGAAAATATGAAAAATAAAAGAAATAAGAATAATAATGGTTTTGCTCCAGCGCCCGCCATTTTAGTAGCAATGCTATCGATTGGAGGTTTAGTTGGTTTTAGTGCACCCGCACAGGCACAAGACAGATCCCTTGAGGGAAATCTTTTGGTTCAGGCCGAGTCAGTTCAACAACAGGATTCCCTTCAAACTCTAACTATAGAAGAGGCAAAGAAACGTGCTGTAGAAGCCTTTCCAAGTATAAAGGCCGCCACTCTGGAAATAGAAAGCCAGGAAGCTTTGAAAAAAACCGCCTGGAACCTTGGGAACACTGTAATATTTACCGGAGCAGAAGAAATAAGTGATGGTTCCAATAATCCTGATCTTGGGGTATATACTCAAATTGGAGTTCAGCAACAGGATATCGATATCTTCGGTATCGTTCCGCGCCTTCGCTTGCAGAAGGAACGAGTGGCCCTGGCAGAAGAAGCTCTTGATCTTTCCATTCTTGAAGTAGAACTGGAGGTAAGTCAGGCCTGGGCGTCGGTATATGCCGCAAAAAATGCATATGAAACTTTGCGGAGTCTGGACTCCGCATTCACCGATATTGAAAGGGCTGCACAAATAAGGCTGGAAACAGAAACGATCTCCAGGCTAGAATACCTGGCTACAGTAAACCAGGGCAATGAGGTTGAAATACAAAAAGAGCAGGCATATCGGGATTATTTAAGTGCCCTGCAGCGATTCAACCTGTGGTTTGCCAGTGACACACTTTATACGGTACCTAATGTTCCTGCCGATCAGTTTGATGAGCCCATAAGTGAATTACTGCAACCCCTTGATAATCATCCTCTGCTCAATGTGTATGAGCAACGGGTAGAGGTGGCTGATGCAACTATAAGGGAAAGGCGATCGCAGTTTCTTCCGAAATTTCAGGCGCAGTACGGTAGACAAAAAATCGACGGGCAGACAGGCTTCTACCAGTATCAGGTTGGCATCAGCATTCCTTTGTTCTTTGGACCCGAGCTGGGGAGGACACAATCTGCCAGGATAGACAGGGAAATAGCTGAGGCAAATTTACAGCAAACGCAGTTTGAGCTAAAGACAGCTTATGCTGAGGCACGCGAAGAATACCTGAAGTGGCTTAATTCCTGGACATATTATCAGGAAGAAGCGCTCCCATTAGCCATAGAGCAACGGACAGGAGCCATTATCGCTTATCGGGAGGGAGCTATTGACTATGTGACTTTCCTGCAAAACATCCGGGATGCTGTACGGATAGAAGTAAATGCCTGGGACGCATTGGGCAATTATCTCGACAGCCGCTCTCAACTCGAATATTATATAAATACTTCGGAATAA
- a CDS encoding ArsR/SmtB family transcription factor, with protein sequence MKLEITCTRAEANHAQLLNCQATIGNLDNGFRQMTKLLSIAGNDVRLKILFLLNMENELCPCDIADILKMSMPAISQHLRKMKDAGFIASRREGQTLYYSLVKSEIQVLDNIFTSIKSLKKSA encoded by the coding sequence ATGAAACTTGAAATTACCTGTACACGTGCTGAAGCTAACCATGCACAGCTTTTAAATTGTCAAGCCACAATTGGAAATTTGGACAACGGTTTCCGGCAAATGACTAAACTCTTGTCTATTGCCGGTAATGATGTGCGTTTGAAGATTCTCTTCCTTTTAAATATGGAGAATGAATTATGCCCCTGTGATATAGCAGACATTTTGAAAATGAGTATGCCGGCGATTTCACAACATCTCCGGAAAATGAAAGATGCCGGCTTCATTGCCTCCAGAAGGGAGGGACAAACTTTGTATTATTCGCTGGTAAAATCTGAAATCCAGGTTCTGGATAACATCTTCACTTCAATTAAATCATTAAAAAAATCCGCTTAA
- the merTP gene encoding mercuric transport protein MerTP, with product MDTSQNKSNRAALGGVVAAIAASLCCIAPVLALVAGTSGMVTTFSWMEPFRPFLIALTVLVLGLAWYQKLRYRKEAESDCGCAEDEKQSFLQSKKFLLVVTLFAGLMMAFPTYSEVFYSQPNKEVVYVSQSNIVKEIFVVEGMTCAGCEAPVESEVNKLEGILSVKASYENANTVVEYDKTKVDKAAIITAISRTGYKVVDK from the coding sequence ATGGATACATCCCAAAATAAATCTAATAGAGCTGCTTTAGGCGGAGTAGTAGCAGCTATAGCGGCTTCTTTATGTTGTATTGCCCCGGTTCTTGCTTTAGTCGCGGGCACGAGTGGCATGGTGACTACCTTTTCGTGGATGGAACCTTTTCGGCCGTTTTTAATTGCTCTCACGGTGTTAGTTCTGGGCTTGGCCTGGTATCAAAAGTTGAGATATAGAAAAGAAGCTGAAAGTGATTGCGGATGTGCAGAAGATGAAAAACAATCCTTTTTGCAGTCAAAGAAGTTTTTACTGGTTGTAACATTATTTGCAGGGCTCATGATGGCTTTTCCAACTTACTCCGAGGTGTTTTACAGCCAGCCTAACAAGGAAGTGGTCTATGTCTCACAATCAAATATTGTTAAAGAGATATTTGTTGTAGAAGGAATGACCTGCGCAGGATGTGAAGCACCGGTGGAAAGTGAAGTCAATAAACTAGAGGGTATTTTATCAGTCAAGGCGAGTTATGAAAATGCCAATACGGTAGTCGAATATGACAAAACAAAAGTAGATAAGGCTGCAATTATTACAGCCATAAGCAGGACCGGTTATAAAGTAGTAGATAAGTAA
- a CDS encoding dihydrolipoyl dehydrogenase family protein, with protein sequence MKKYDVFVIGSGMAGMNVANKCASKGLRVGITDELPYGGTCALRGCDPKKIMLGPTEAKHLADNFYEKQISEVPAIYWQEAMKFKQDFVDAMPPKIEKGYQKNEIDTFHESAKFISETQLKIGNKIIEAGKILIATGAKPRKLDIPGEEYAISSTDFLNFKSLPSSLLFIGGGYIAFEFAHMAARFGSKVTIIHRGKRPLENFDPFIVDQLTEATRKLDIQLILNTNVTAIEEANGAFRVTGKGESGEKKWEAAQVINSAGRPPAIFDLDLQKANIAFGKKGVEVNEYLQSTTNPNVYAAGDAADTDGIPLTPVAVMEGHIVASNILKGNTKKPDYTAIPTVVFTLPTMASVGLTEEEATKKGLNFKVNKNRVPDWFTAQRINEKNYAYKTLVEKESGKILGAHLIGPHAEEVINLFALAIKVGFTSKDLKTMILTYPSSSSDVVYMV encoded by the coding sequence ATGAAAAAGTATGATGTATTTGTAATAGGTTCAGGAATGGCAGGAATGAATGTTGCCAATAAATGTGCTTCTAAAGGCCTTAGGGTAGGAATAACAGATGAATTGCCCTATGGTGGTACTTGTGCCCTTCGTGGATGTGATCCAAAAAAGATCATGCTCGGCCCTACTGAAGCAAAACATTTGGCTGATAATTTTTACGAGAAGCAAATTTCTGAAGTGCCAGCTATTTACTGGCAAGAAGCAATGAAATTCAAACAGGATTTTGTGGATGCTATGCCACCTAAAATTGAAAAAGGTTACCAAAAAAACGAAATTGATACCTTTCATGAATCAGCAAAATTTATTTCTGAAACTCAATTGAAGATAGGAAATAAAATTATAGAAGCCGGAAAGATCCTAATAGCTACGGGTGCAAAGCCGAGAAAGCTGGATATTCCGGGTGAGGAGTATGCTATTAGCAGTACAGATTTTCTCAATTTCAAATCCCTGCCATCCTCTTTGCTGTTTATTGGCGGTGGGTACATCGCTTTTGAGTTTGCACATATGGCTGCCCGTTTTGGCAGTAAAGTGACCATAATTCACAGGGGGAAAAGGCCACTGGAGAATTTTGATCCTTTTATAGTAGATCAATTAACTGAAGCTACCAGGAAGTTAGACATACAATTAATTTTGAACACCAACGTTACGGCGATTGAAGAGGCGAATGGGGCTTTTCGCGTAACCGGAAAAGGTGAAAGTGGGGAAAAGAAATGGGAGGCTGCGCAGGTGATTAATTCTGCTGGAAGGCCTCCTGCCATTTTTGATTTGGACCTGCAGAAAGCAAATATCGCCTTTGGTAAAAAAGGAGTTGAAGTGAATGAATATTTGCAAAGCACCACCAATCCAAATGTCTATGCTGCCGGGGATGCAGCAGATACAGATGGTATTCCCCTTACACCGGTTGCCGTTATGGAAGGGCATATTGTAGCATCCAATATATTAAAAGGCAACACTAAAAAACCAGATTACACCGCCATTCCCACCGTGGTTTTTACGCTGCCCACAATGGCTTCGGTAGGACTTACTGAAGAAGAAGCCACTAAAAAAGGTCTTAATTTTAAGGTGAACAAGAACCGTGTTCCCGACTGGTTTACCGCCCAAAGGATCAACGAGAAAAACTATGCCTATAAGACACTCGTCGAGAAAGAAAGCGGAAAAATTTTGGGAGCACATCTCATTGGCCCACATGCCGAGGAAGTAATAAATCTTTTTGCCCTGGCTATAAAAGTCGGATTCACTTCCAAAGATTTAAAAACCATGATCTTAACCTATCCTTCATCAAGTTCAGATGTGGTTTATATGGTATGA